In Salminus brasiliensis chromosome 24, fSalBra1.hap2, whole genome shotgun sequence, one genomic interval encodes:
- the LOC140546932 gene encoding uncharacterized protein isoform X2 gives MAAECRKVDGVCLCEKGPYCKQHPQTDSGLKCSECGKNRAIVARYSEGYGTEEECVQSDPQGESDADADIEDTDSRLQVAGSLQRISSRKRKRQRITRQDTTESEDDGGRSYRTHRWSLRLSPHRTHNRTILEESVSQVRPLVICRCNAVETPAASDSKPQRGKWWLKAWPVSLSFPLLFLLLLLPVSISIIIVFFSFLLPLTNT, from the exons ATGGCCGCGGAGTGTAGGAAGGTTGacggagtgtgtttgtgtgagaaggGACCCTACTGCAAGCAGCATCCGCAGACG GACAGCGGGCTGAAGTGCAGCGAATGTGGCAAAAACAGGGCGATAGTGGCCAGATACTCTGAGGGCTATGGTACAGAG GAGGAGTGTGTGCAGTCTGATCCTCAAGGAGAgagtgatgcagatgcagacaTAGAGGATACAGACAGCAG ACTACAGGTGGCAGGATCGCTTCAGCGAATAAGCTCTCGGAAGCGGAAGCGGCAGCGAATCACACGGCAGGACACAACAGAGAGTGAGGACGACGGAGGGCGGAGCTATCGGACCCACCGCTGGAGCCTGAGGCTGAGTCCCCATCGCACACACAACAGAACCATACTGGAG gAGAGTGTTTCTCAGGTAAGGCCGCTGGTGATTTGTCGCTGCAACGCGGTAGAGACCCCGGCCGCCTCGGACAGCAAGCCCCAAAGAGGAAAGTGGTGGCTGAAAGCTTGGCCTGTCTCCCTCTCCTTCcctcttctcttcctcctcctcctcctccctgtcTCCATATCCATCATAATCGTGTTCTTTTCATTCCTCCTCCCGCTCACTAACACCTGA
- the LOC140546932 gene encoding uncharacterized protein isoform X1, whose product MKVVRRRDSNSPFSENSDNDCEDEMAAECRKVDGVCLCEKGPYCKQHPQTDSGLKCSECGKNRAIVARYSEGYGTEEECVQSDPQGESDADADIEDTDSRLQVAGSLQRISSRKRKRQRITRQDTTESEDDGGRSYRTHRWSLRLSPHRTHNRTILEESVSQVRPLVICRCNAVETPAASDSKPQRGKWWLKAWPVSLSFPLLFLLLLLPVSISIIIVFFSFLLPLTNT is encoded by the exons ATGAAGGTGGTGCGGCGGAGAGACTCCAACAGCCCGTTCTCTGAAAACTCAGACAATGACTGTGAG gatGAGATGGCCGCGGAGTGTAGGAAGGTTGacggagtgtgtttgtgtgagaaggGACCCTACTGCAAGCAGCATCCGCAGACG GACAGCGGGCTGAAGTGCAGCGAATGTGGCAAAAACAGGGCGATAGTGGCCAGATACTCTGAGGGCTATGGTACAGAG GAGGAGTGTGTGCAGTCTGATCCTCAAGGAGAgagtgatgcagatgcagacaTAGAGGATACAGACAGCAG ACTACAGGTGGCAGGATCGCTTCAGCGAATAAGCTCTCGGAAGCGGAAGCGGCAGCGAATCACACGGCAGGACACAACAGAGAGTGAGGACGACGGAGGGCGGAGCTATCGGACCCACCGCTGGAGCCTGAGGCTGAGTCCCCATCGCACACACAACAGAACCATACTGGAG gAGAGTGTTTCTCAGGTAAGGCCGCTGGTGATTTGTCGCTGCAACGCGGTAGAGACCCCGGCCGCCTCGGACAGCAAGCCCCAAAGAGGAAAGTGGTGGCTGAAAGCTTGGCCTGTCTCCCTCTCCTTCcctcttctcttcctcctcctcctcctccctgtcTCCATATCCATCATAATCGTGTTCTTTTCATTCCTCCTCCCGCTCACTAACACCTGA
- the LOC140546932 gene encoding uncharacterized protein isoform X3, whose translation MKVVRRRDSNSPFSENSDNDCEDEMAAECRKVDGVCLCEKGPYCKQHPQTDSGLKCSECGKNRAIVARYSEGYGTEEECVQSDPQGESDADADIEDTDSREFKQVTLLQTTGGRIASANKLSEAEAAANHTAGHNRE comes from the exons ATGAAGGTGGTGCGGCGGAGAGACTCCAACAGCCCGTTCTCTGAAAACTCAGACAATGACTGTGAG gatGAGATGGCCGCGGAGTGTAGGAAGGTTGacggagtgtgtttgtgtgagaaggGACCCTACTGCAAGCAGCATCCGCAGACG GACAGCGGGCTGAAGTGCAGCGAATGTGGCAAAAACAGGGCGATAGTGGCCAGATACTCTGAGGGCTATGGTACAGAG GAGGAGTGTGTGCAGTCTGATCCTCAAGGAGAgagtgatgcagatgcagacaTAGAGGATACAGACAGCAG AGAGTTCAAGCAAGTCACTCTACTCCAGACTACAGGTGGCAGGATCGCTTCAGCGAATAAGCTCTCGGAAGCGGAAGCGGCAGCGAATCACACGGCAGGACACAACAGAGAGTGA